AAGGTGACTTGCTATAACAGGGTGTGGTTATCCAGCAGCGCTGTAAGAGGTGACTTGCTATAACAGGGTGTGGTTATCCAGCAGCGCTATAAGAGGTGACTTGCTATAACAGGGTGTGGTTATCCAGCAGGGCTATAAGAGGTGACTTGCTATAACAGGGTGTGGTTATCCAGCAGCGCTATAAGAGGTGACTTGCTATAACAGGGTGTGGTTATCCAGCAGCGCTATAAGAGGTGACTTGCTATAACAGGGTGTGGTTATCCAGCAGGGCTATAAGAGGTGACTTGCTATAACAGGGTGTGGTTATCCAGCAGCGCTATAAGAGGTGACTTGCTATAACAGGGTGTGGTTATCCAGCAGCGCTATAAGAGGTGACTTGCTATAACAGGGTGTGGTTATCCAGCAGCGCTATAAGAGGTGACTTGCTATAACAGGGTGTGGTTATCCAGCAGCGCTATTAGAGGTGACTTGTTATAACAGGGTGTGGTTATCCAGCAGCGCTATAAGAGGTGACTTGCTATAACAGGGTGTAGTTATCCAGCTGCGCTATAAGAGGTGACTTGTTATAACAGGGTGTGGTTTTTCTCTACCTGCAGCTTTGATGGAGATGATTTTGATGATGCTGAAGAGGACGATGGACTTGACGATTTGGACAACGCAGAGGAGGTTGGTGCTGATACCATATGACCACATTAACATTGGAAACATTTGCTATATacgtaagggatatgaaacccaatatttttcttatataattcagatagagcaagtgattttaaacaattttccaatttactgctattatctcatttgttttgttctcttggtatcctttgaaaaaaTGCATtccgctagctcctagtagtgcattgcaacaaaggataccaaaagaacaaagcaaattaaatcatagaagtaaattggaatgcaaattgtattctctatctgaatcataaaataaacatttagggtttaatgtttcttctgtatttatttgtaactttttttgttatatatgcacagtatttatTAGCAATTAAGTGCTGCAATCCAAAAGGTCGGCAAATGTGAAAGAGCAGCAGTGAAACGAGTTGTGAAATTTAAGCACCAAAAAACCTTAGATTGGAAAAAATGTCTGTTATCTCTATGGGCACTCAGTTCCTCCTTGCCAGTAACAtcattagtcttttttttttttttttttcattttttggtttTAGGAAGACCATGAGAACGTAGCAATTCTGCCGGCTGGTGAGGGTCAGCAGGCCAACCAGAAACGTATCACTACCAACTACATGACGAAATACGAGCGAGCGCGCGTACTGGGAACCAGAGCCCTGCAGATAGCGTGAGTGGCACAGAGACGCGTTTAATCTACGGGGagcgatgtgtgtgtgtgtgcacagatcCAAAACACAACAGCATCATtctagtagccaccaatcagcaagcgctacccaggttctgaaccaaaaattggctggctgctaagcttacagtcctgcttttcaaataaagataccaagagagcaacgcaaaatttataataggaataaattagaaagttgcttaaaattgctgctctatctga
The nucleotide sequence above comes from Bombina bombina isolate aBomBom1 chromosome 7, aBomBom1.pri, whole genome shotgun sequence. Encoded proteins:
- the POLR2F gene encoding DNA-directed RNA polymerases I, II, and III subunit RPABC2; this translates as MSDNEDNFDGDDFDDAEEDDGLDDLDNAEEEDHENVAILPAGEGQQANQKRITTNYMTKYERARVLGTRALQIAMCAPVMVELEGETDPLLIAMKELKARKIPIIIRRYLPDGSYEDWGVDELIITD